A window from Candidatus Rokuibacteriota bacterium encodes these proteins:
- a CDS encoding SPOR domain-containing protein codes for MGNKKLLIFVVWMVVIGGLGLYVWYPRLFPKKPPVRAQLRQEQPLVIQVAPQAPTAQAPAPAPATPPARQPAPPPKEATPEPAAEAPATPRRYGIEFPPFATLGEADAYQRRLKDAGLPTLRVTSHLDDGLYTLIIGPFPNLADAGEARAQLGARPGGSASPREGDAGFVFSEGPDVLREVVQRALAARGKGYGARIVRAEGRAPLYVIRTAARLDVAQSDKLSGHYRELGFPNRIVAGR; via the coding sequence ATGGGAAACAAAAAGCTCCTGATCTTCGTCGTGTGGATGGTGGTCATCGGCGGGCTCGGCCTATACGTCTGGTATCCCCGCCTGTTCCCGAAGAAGCCCCCTGTCCGCGCTCAGCTCAGGCAGGAGCAACCCCTGGTAATCCAGGTGGCCCCGCAGGCGCCGACCGCCCAGGCGCCGGCGCCAGCCCCCGCGACACCGCCGGCGCGTCAGCCGGCCCCACCCCCGAAGGAAGCCACGCCGGAGCCGGCCGCGGAAGCCCCGGCCACCCCGCGGCGGTACGGCATCGAGTTTCCGCCCTTCGCTACGCTCGGGGAGGCCGACGCGTACCAGCGGCGGTTGAAAGACGCGGGCCTGCCGACCCTGCGGGTCACCAGCCATCTGGACGACGGGCTCTACACGCTGATCATCGGTCCGTTCCCAAACCTCGCCGACGCCGGAGAGGCGAGGGCCCAGCTCGGCGCCAGGCCTGGCGGCTCCGCTTCGCCCCGGGAGGGCGACGCGGGGTTTGTGTTCAGCGAGGGTCCGGATGTCCTGCGCGAGGTGGTCCAGCGCGCGCTTGCGGCCAGGGGGAAAGGCTACGGCGCGAGGATCGTCCGCGCGGAGGGAAGGGCCCCGCTCTACGTTATCCGGACGGCGGCGCGGCTCGACGTCGCTCAGTCGGACAAGCTGAGCGGCCACTACCGGGAGCTGGGGTTCCCCAACCGCATCGTCGCTGGCCGGTAG
- a CDS encoding prepilin peptidase has translation MLPRWFVLALIIWLGLWVGSFLNVVIYRVPRGESVVKPRSRCPRCGTMIRWYQNLPLLSFVLLRGRCAYCGVGISWRYPLVEAVTTLFFVLTYLTIGLGVRMLLVWFLVSALLAIFFIDLDFGIIPDRITLPGIALGLAFAALTPGLGWVEGALGSVAGAWALWLVAFIGDVLFKERGVRGADIKLAAMVGAFMGWDRLVATLLAASVLALVWLGVSTLLLRGKVQRHATRVGPYVSIAALVTFLFGDRLIRF, from the coding sequence ATGCTGCCCCGCTGGTTTGTCCTAGCGTTGATCATCTGGTTGGGGCTCTGGGTGGGGAGCTTCCTCAACGTCGTGATCTACCGGGTCCCGCGCGGAGAGTCGGTGGTCAAGCCCCGCTCGCGCTGCCCGCGCTGCGGCACGATGATCAGGTGGTACCAGAACCTCCCGCTCTTGAGCTTCGTGCTGCTGCGCGGCCGGTGTGCGTACTGCGGCGTCGGGATTTCCTGGCGCTACCCGCTGGTGGAAGCGGTCACGACTCTCTTCTTTGTGCTCACCTACCTGACCATCGGGTTGGGTGTCCGGATGCTGCTGGTCTGGTTTCTCGTCTCGGCGCTACTGGCCATTTTCTTCATCGATCTGGATTTCGGAATCATCCCCGACCGGATCACGCTCCCCGGCATCGCGCTTGGCCTCGCGTTTGCCGCGCTCACCCCCGGGCTCGGATGGGTGGAAGGCGCGCTCGGGAGCGTGGCCGGCGCCTGGGCCCTGTGGCTGGTCGCCTTCATCGGTGATGTTCTCTTCAAGGAGCGAGGCGTCCGCGGAGCCGATATAAAGCTGGCCGCCATGGTGGGAGCGTTCATGGGCTGGGACAGGCTGGTCGCGACCCTTTTGGCGGCCTCGGTGCTGGCGCTCGTGTGGCTCGGGGTGTCAACCCTCCTGCTGCGCGGGAAGGTCCAGAGGCATGCCACTCGCGTGGGACCGTACGTGAGCATTGCCGCGCTCGTCACGTTCCTTTTTGGCGACCGCCTCATTCGGTTCTGA
- a CDS encoding response regulator, with protein MSDKILVVDDEPVVAETVAEVLRAAGYEPETSTDSVAAVRQLAAAAYDLIVSDIMMPDLTGLQLLSLIKARSPSPEVILITGFSTRERAMEALERGAFAYIEKPFDSAELLERVKQALWKRWLAVEWDSHPEGS; from the coding sequence GTGTCGGACAAGATCCTGGTCGTCGACGACGAGCCGGTAGTGGCCGAGACCGTCGCCGAGGTCCTGCGAGCGGCGGGCTACGAACCTGAGACGAGCACCGACAGCGTGGCCGCGGTCAGGCAGCTCGCCGCGGCCGCCTACGACCTGATCGTCAGCGACATCATGATGCCGGACCTGACCGGGCTCCAGCTCCTCTCCCTGATCAAGGCGCGCAGTCCATCCCCCGAGGTGATCCTGATCACGGGTTTCTCGACGCGGGAGCGGGCCATGGAGGCGCTGGAACGCGGGGCCTTCGCGTATATCGAGAAACCCTTCGACTCGGCCGAGCTGCTGGAGCGGGTCAAGCAGGCGCTCTGGAAGCGGTGGCTGGCCGTGGAGTGGGATTCGCATCCCGAGGGCTCGTAG
- a CDS encoding prepilin-type N-terminal cleavage/methylation domain-containing protein: MSRSKVRGKGSGASGFTLLEVVIVLAVLAVIGAILAPMAYQLLVAERASAVEDELQAIYQAVVGNPEKGIFGYVGDVAKYPASLVDLVAVSRDANGIPMDAKGNQIPGWRGPYLQNVRLENGLHTDPLNRPYEYFLVPVDSGVGNKFAVISRGLDGVSTNTADNPNFKDNYTGPAPTDPTYTSDHPENVDNAVFPKPTPPNPGAFNLTNPEALNVIVSGDVALNILNFDNNPKVNAFVPACPQLFNVTATSVARKAVEADLPYVQGLTVDLVQGQYSTVITPQDQRTVSWTETLTVLPAATLTRTLNLTGLDSSGTPLFNLVVANKFSATNVEVLEFDTKLKSTDNKTKVNAGETKTFTPHGCGQIYIKATGDSKIMPKNAVVDQFVMPYGHFTRNVGTDAANVTIVNRVEKRLKVFRNKILIGTVPRGDVHDDEGKKHPHIKTKTFKDLMAGDLVEVTDKDLILLASLILAAGDNTLTVQ, from the coding sequence ATGAGTCGATCAAAGGTCAGAGGCAAGGGGTCGGGCGCCAGCGGCTTCACGCTGCTCGAAGTAGTGATCGTCCTGGCGGTCCTGGCGGTGATCGGCGCGATCCTGGCCCCGATGGCCTATCAGCTCCTCGTGGCCGAGCGCGCCAGCGCCGTCGAGGACGAGCTTCAGGCGATCTACCAGGCCGTCGTCGGCAACCCCGAGAAGGGGATCTTCGGTTATGTGGGGGATGTGGCGAAGTACCCGGCGAGCCTTGTCGACCTGGTCGCCGTCTCCAGGGATGCCAACGGGATCCCGATGGATGCCAAGGGAAACCAGATCCCGGGCTGGAGGGGGCCCTACCTCCAGAACGTCCGCTTGGAGAACGGCCTCCACACCGATCCCCTGAACCGCCCCTACGAGTACTTCCTCGTCCCCGTGGACAGCGGGGTTGGTAACAAGTTTGCGGTCATCAGCCGGGGCCTCGACGGCGTTTCGACGAACACTGCCGACAACCCGAACTTCAAGGACAATTATACCGGGCCGGCTCCCACTGACCCCACATATACCAGCGACCACCCTGAGAATGTCGACAACGCCGTCTTCCCCAAGCCGACGCCACCGAATCCCGGTGCCTTCAATCTGACGAATCCCGAGGCCCTCAACGTGATCGTCAGCGGAGACGTGGCGCTGAACATCCTCAACTTCGACAATAACCCCAAGGTCAACGCCTTTGTCCCTGCCTGCCCCCAGCTCTTCAACGTCACGGCTACTTCGGTGGCTCGGAAAGCTGTGGAGGCTGACCTGCCCTACGTCCAGGGGCTCACGGTTGACCTGGTCCAGGGCCAGTACAGCACGGTGATTACCCCCCAAGACCAGAGAACCGTCTCCTGGACCGAGACCCTGACGGTTCTGCCCGCGGCGACTCTGACGCGGACGCTGAACCTGACCGGTCTGGACTCGAGCGGGACTCCCCTCTTCAACCTCGTTGTGGCGAACAAGTTTTCCGCAACGAACGTGGAGGTCCTGGAGTTCGACACCAAACTGAAGAGCACCGACAATAAAACGAAGGTCAACGCGGGCGAGACCAAGACCTTCACGCCCCACGGCTGCGGCCAGATCTATATCAAGGCAACCGGCGACAGCAAGATCATGCCGAAGAATGCCGTGGTGGACCAGTTCGTCATGCCCTACGGCCACTTCACCCGCAACGTGGGGACGGACGCCGCCAACGTGACGATCGTCAACAGGGTCGAGAAGCGCCTGAAGGTCTTCCGTAACAAGATCCTGATCGGGACGGTGCCGCGCGGCGATGTCCACGACGACGAGGGCAAGAAGCACCCGCACATCAAGACCAAGACCTTCAAAGACCTCATGGCCGGCGACCTGGTCGAGGTCACCGACAAAGACCTGATCCTCCTCGCCTCGCTCATCCTCGCGGCGGGCGACAACACCCTGACCGTCCAGTAG
- a CDS encoding type II secretion system protein GspG, with protein MKRDSGMTGWVGRAVRRLLRTLRDSRGVTLYETTAVVAMTAVIAAVALPVAIDRIENAKEGRAASEVLTLANAMMRFFEETGRWPGEAEIRTPGSAFCFLQTGVPSADPNTGTLLPDTRNLGLIDARDFLGRTCDSVSPINTLNVNDYLVRKPAAVNYPNWRGPYMEPIASDPWDRAYLLNVLPLIFSGEVEDPGLGKFSDTGGKLGFAWVLSVGPDRLLQTPLTASQLAAGSDDVGKSLGKRIESSAGGKSAKALTPSTPTGVQP; from the coding sequence ATGAAGCGCGACAGCGGGATGACGGGGTGGGTCGGGAGGGCGGTCAGGCGCCTCCTGAGAACCCTCAGGGACTCGCGCGGTGTGACTCTCTACGAGACCACGGCAGTCGTGGCTATGACGGCGGTGATCGCCGCCGTGGCTCTGCCCGTGGCTATCGACCGGATCGAGAACGCCAAGGAGGGCCGTGCAGCCAGTGAGGTGCTGACCCTGGCAAACGCCATGATGAGGTTCTTCGAGGAAACTGGCCGGTGGCCTGGAGAAGCCGAGATCCGGACTCCGGGGAGTGCCTTCTGCTTCCTCCAGACCGGGGTGCCGAGCGCTGACCCGAACACGGGCACCCTCCTCCCCGACACGAGGAACCTGGGGCTGATTGACGCCCGGGACTTTCTGGGCCGGACGTGCGACAGCGTCTCCCCCATCAACACGCTGAACGTCAACGACTATCTGGTCCGGAAACCTGCCGCGGTAAACTACCCCAACTGGCGCGGCCCCTACATGGAGCCCATCGCCAGCGACCCGTGGGACCGGGCTTACCTGTTGAACGTGCTCCCGCTGATCTTTTCGGGCGAGGTGGAGGATCCCGGCCTGGGGAAATTCTCGGACACCGGGGGGAAACTCGGGTTTGCCTGGGTCCTGTCCGTCGGGCCCGACCGGCTCCTTCAGACACCGTTGACCGCGTCCCAGCTCGCCGCGGGCTCTGACGACGTCGGGAAGAGCCTCGGCAAGCGGATCGAGAGCTCGGCGGGAGGCAAAAGCGCGAAGGCGCTGACGCCAAGCACGCCCACCGGCGTGCAGCCGTAA
- a CDS encoding sigma-54-dependent Fis family transcriptional regulator, whose protein sequence is MTSSSPESIAILLVEDEEPVRFALETALKEQGYAVEACANAEEALERLHTQTFDIAITDVKLPGASGLDFVSRARALSPELILVAMSGVATKNQAIEALARGAYDFFSKPFRLEELKVVIARALERRQLQREVQRLRDTLQRRYDFPSLVGQSGRMEEVFASLSKVIRTHVTVLIQGESGTGKELVAEVIHQNGPRKGGPFIKVNCAAIPEGLLESELFGHERGAFTGATTQKPGKFELAHGGTLFLDEVGDMALATQAKILRVLEAREIYRVGGTRPLKVDVRIIAATNKSLADAVQRKEFREDLYYRLNVFSIVLPPLRERAGDIPLLVEAALREIGDTAGKMVKGVSPEALERLMAYSWPGNVRELRNTIERATVLCDGDLIQAEDLPVHLQASPEPGPEDHGKAKHLDDRLAEMERTLITEALRESRGVQAQAARKLGINERSLWYRIKKFGIDPDSFKP, encoded by the coding sequence GTGACCAGCTCGTCGCCGGAGTCCATCGCGATCCTTCTGGTCGAGGACGAGGAGCCCGTCCGTTTCGCGCTGGAGACCGCGCTCAAAGAGCAAGGGTACGCGGTCGAGGCGTGCGCGAACGCGGAAGAGGCCCTCGAGCGCCTCCACACCCAGACCTTCGACATCGCCATCACCGACGTGAAGCTTCCCGGGGCGAGCGGCCTCGACTTCGTCAGCCGCGCCAGAGCCCTGAGCCCGGAGCTGATCCTCGTCGCCATGTCGGGAGTCGCGACCAAGAATCAGGCCATCGAAGCCCTCGCGCGCGGCGCGTACGACTTCTTCTCCAAACCGTTCAGGCTCGAGGAGCTCAAAGTGGTCATCGCTCGGGCCTTGGAGCGGCGGCAGCTCCAGCGCGAGGTCCAGCGACTCCGGGACACTCTCCAGCGCCGGTACGACTTCCCCAGCCTGGTCGGGCAGAGCGGGCGGATGGAGGAAGTCTTCGCGTCCCTCAGCAAGGTGATCCGTACCCACGTGACGGTCCTGATCCAGGGCGAGAGCGGAACCGGAAAGGAACTGGTGGCCGAGGTCATCCACCAGAACGGCCCGCGCAAGGGAGGGCCGTTCATCAAGGTGAACTGCGCCGCCATCCCCGAAGGGCTTCTCGAGAGCGAGCTGTTCGGTCACGAGCGAGGCGCCTTCACCGGGGCCACGACACAGAAACCGGGAAAGTTTGAGCTGGCGCACGGGGGCACCCTCTTTCTCGACGAGGTCGGAGATATGGCGCTGGCCACCCAGGCCAAGATCCTCAGGGTCCTCGAGGCCCGGGAGATCTATCGGGTCGGGGGAACCCGGCCCCTGAAGGTGGATGTGCGCATCATCGCCGCCACGAACAAGTCCCTGGCTGACGCGGTCCAGCGCAAGGAGTTCCGCGAGGACCTCTACTACCGCCTCAACGTCTTCAGCATCGTCCTCCCGCCCCTCCGGGAGCGCGCCGGGGACATTCCCCTTCTTGTCGAGGCCGCTCTCCGGGAGATCGGCGATACCGCGGGGAAGATGGTGAAGGGAGTCTCCCCGGAGGCGCTCGAGCGGCTGATGGCCTATTCGTGGCCGGGAAATGTGCGAGAGCTGAGGAACACCATCGAGCGGGCGACGGTCCTGTGCGACGGAGACCTGATCCAGGCAGAGGACCTTCCGGTTCACCTCCAGGCCTCCCCCGAGCCAGGACCTGAGGATCACGGGAAGGCGAAGCACCTGGATGACCGGCTGGCGGAGATGGAGCGCACCCTGATCACCGAGGCTCTCAGGGAGAGCCGGGGCGTCCAGGCCCAGGCGGCAAGAAAGCTCGGGATCAACGAGCGGAGCCTCTGGTACCGCATCAAGAAGTTCGGCATCGACCCCGACAGCTTCAAACCTTGA
- a CDS encoding PAS domain-containing protein → MVRPGVTRQLIRSVRRVTGIRLTIFLPLFLMGLVVAVGLWAIRLTTAAVGKSSISQLSVAEIQALRETAFLVVGVGGGGALLLGILLAIAISRPIRTLLKRSERVIPVSLPRAPVKKIDELSSLSNTLNHLLLSFEKYARVSDIFDRLPEGILAVSPGGEILGANAEAQRIFGQGPDGLVGTRLADLVERGQAENDRFLGLWQRAVDRTPTTFSHLTLQRKDGTRVDVRGSLALSESPGGPGEEVILTVQDLARVRTIQGEVRRVDQLAALGALAASIVHEIGGAVLAIQTLVDLIASQIPEQSPQSRYAEKIQGELDRIRRLADEIRTLAQVELREPVPCQVENLVAETLWLAETRFREKGITATKRIAADLPPVLGDPDRLSRAFLNILTNAFEATPAGGRVAVEVAEEAAPDDLGAGRLIAVRIVNTGSHIPPRDLDRIFDLFYTTKKEGSGLGLPVAARAVADHGGKITARSSPEEGTQFTLFLPAARAAAPP, encoded by the coding sequence ATGGTGAGGCCCGGGGTAACCCGGCAGCTCATCCGCTCGGTCAGACGGGTCACCGGAATCCGCCTCACGATCTTCCTGCCCCTGTTTCTGATGGGGCTGGTCGTCGCGGTCGGGCTCTGGGCTATCCGCCTGACCACCGCCGCGGTCGGCAAGTCGAGCATCTCGCAGCTTTCGGTCGCCGAGATCCAGGCGCTGCGCGAGACCGCGTTCCTCGTGGTCGGCGTCGGCGGCGGAGGGGCGCTCTTGCTCGGGATCCTCCTGGCCATCGCCATCAGCCGGCCGATCCGGACGCTCCTGAAGCGGAGCGAGCGGGTCATCCCGGTCTCGCTCCCGCGCGCCCCGGTGAAGAAGATCGACGAGCTGTCGAGCCTGAGCAACACCCTGAACCATCTGCTTCTCTCCTTCGAGAAGTACGCGCGCGTCTCGGATATCTTCGATCGCCTCCCGGAGGGAATCCTGGCGGTGAGCCCCGGCGGCGAGATCCTGGGCGCCAACGCGGAGGCCCAGCGGATCTTCGGGCAAGGGCCGGACGGACTGGTCGGGACACGTCTCGCGGACCTCGTCGAGCGCGGCCAGGCGGAGAACGACCGCTTCCTCGGGCTGTGGCAACGCGCGGTCGACCGGACGCCGACCACCTTCTCCCATCTCACGCTCCAGCGAAAGGACGGCACCCGCGTGGACGTTCGGGGGAGCCTCGCCCTGTCCGAGTCGCCGGGCGGGCCCGGGGAGGAGGTGATCCTGACCGTTCAGGACCTGGCCCGGGTTCGCACGATCCAGGGTGAGGTCCGTCGGGTGGACCAGCTGGCCGCGCTGGGAGCGCTTGCGGCGAGCATCGTTCACGAGATCGGGGGCGCGGTCCTGGCCATCCAGACCCTCGTGGATCTCATCGCCTCCCAGATCCCTGAGCAGAGCCCCCAGTCCCGCTACGCGGAGAAGATCCAGGGCGAGCTGGATCGGATCCGGCGCCTCGCGGATGAGATTCGGACCCTCGCCCAGGTCGAGCTCCGCGAGCCGGTCCCGTGTCAGGTGGAAAATCTCGTGGCTGAGACCCTGTGGCTAGCCGAGACCCGCTTCCGGGAAAAAGGGATTACCGCGACCAAGCGCATTGCCGCGGACCTCCCACCCGTCCTCGGCGATCCCGATCGTCTGAGCCGGGCGTTTCTCAACATCCTCACCAACGCCTTCGAGGCGACGCCGGCAGGGGGCCGCGTGGCGGTGGAGGTGGCTGAAGAGGCGGCACCCGACGACCTCGGCGCGGGACGGCTCATCGCGGTACGGATCGTGAACACCGGCTCGCACATCCCGCCCAGAGACCTCGACCGCATTTTCGACCTCTTTTACACGACCAAAAAAGAAGGGTCGGGGCTCGGCTTGCCCGTGGCGGCCCGCGCGGTGGCGGATCACGGCGGGAAGATCACCGCCAGGAGCTCGCCCGAAGAGGGGACCCAGTTCACGCTCTTTCTCCCCGCCGCCAGGGCTGCAGCACCTCCGTGA
- a CDS encoding tetratricopeptide repeat protein — protein MSLIADALKRAQQGIAGRLPPLPGNRSPRSGRGAEGLPGRRVLFIIGFMGVGGTLVIGALWLTTPRKSASLRTAAPPPLIVGETQPAPGSAAEKAEKAKGTKAQASPKVKDETTITDVLAALQLKPEETLPGAPREDRGGVARATRKPDPRREIALQRARDALEGDKPPAPSGGSAPVASPGRAASQEAGPAQAVAKAEATKAGPPPPPPTLEVHASGKEALRWFAEGLRHQREGRYVQAIEEYEKSIAADPRNLEAYNNLGVLFKETGRLDQAAEAFQRALAVDPKYEKALNNLGVVRYLKGQYEEAISLFKRAILINSENLESYTNLGIIYLLAERLEDARGAFERALQLDPKHAETHYNLALLYERRGIWPKAFTHYQRFIELASPKHAALVAKVRERLQALSQRRS, from the coding sequence ATGAGTCTCATCGCCGATGCCCTCAAGCGGGCCCAGCAGGGGATCGCTGGCCGCCTTCCCCCGCTCCCCGGCAATCGGTCTCCACGGTCTGGCCGAGGAGCGGAAGGGCTGCCGGGGCGAAGGGTTCTCTTCATCATCGGGTTCATGGGCGTCGGCGGGACGCTTGTGATCGGTGCTCTGTGGCTGACGACGCCCCGAAAGAGCGCTTCGCTCCGGACCGCGGCCCCGCCCCCGCTGATCGTAGGGGAAACCCAGCCGGCACCCGGATCGGCCGCGGAGAAGGCGGAGAAGGCGAAAGGGACGAAGGCCCAGGCGTCCCCCAAGGTCAAAGACGAGACGACGATCACGGATGTTCTTGCGGCGCTCCAGCTCAAGCCCGAGGAGACGCTCCCTGGTGCGCCGCGCGAAGACCGGGGGGGCGTCGCGCGCGCCACCCGCAAGCCGGACCCGCGCCGGGAGATCGCGCTCCAGCGCGCGCGCGATGCCCTGGAAGGTGACAAGCCGCCGGCGCCGTCAGGCGGGTCGGCGCCGGTCGCGTCCCCTGGCCGCGCGGCGTCTCAGGAAGCAGGCCCCGCTCAAGCTGTCGCAAAGGCGGAGGCGACGAAGGCGGGGCCGCCGCCGCCCCCTCCGACCCTCGAAGTGCACGCCTCGGGGAAAGAGGCGCTGCGGTGGTTTGCCGAAGGCCTTCGCCATCAGCGGGAAGGGCGATATGTCCAGGCCATCGAGGAATACGAGAAATCCATCGCCGCGGATCCCCGCAACCTTGAGGCGTACAACAACCTGGGCGTCCTCTTCAAAGAGACCGGCCGCCTGGACCAGGCCGCCGAAGCCTTTCAGCGGGCCCTCGCCGTCGATCCCAAATACGAGAAGGCCCTGAACAACCTCGGGGTCGTCCGCTACCTGAAGGGGCAGTACGAGGAGGCGATCAGCCTGTTCAAGCGGGCCATCCTCATCAACTCGGAGAACCTGGAGAGCTACACGAACCTGGGCATCATCTACTTGCTGGCCGAGCGGCTGGAGGACGCGCGCGGGGCATTCGAGCGCGCCCTCCAGCTGGATCCCAAGCACGCGGAGACCCACTACAACCTGGCCCTCCTCTACGAGCGGCGCGGGATCTGGCCGAAAGCCTTCACCCATTACCAGCGGTTCATCGAGTTGGCCTCGCCCAAGCACGCGGCCCTCGTCGCGAAGGTGAGAGAGCGACTCCAGGCGCTGTCGCAGCGTCGGTCGTAG
- a CDS encoding AAA family ATPase, translating to MYEAFYGLREKPFSLTPDPKFFYLSQSHRDALDHLLYGIQQREGFIVITGDVGTGKTTLCRALLGKLDERTKTALIFNPMLSQEELLRSILQDFGLRGAGATKKELIDELNEFLIRLLTEGRNAVLIVDEAQDLSEQILEQIRLLSNLETEKEKLIQIILVGQLGLLDLLSAPGLKQLNQRVSVRFKIRPLSPHETNQYIFHRLLVAGSTGEAIFSPAALQAIYRYSQGVPRLVNLACDRALLQGFVDQDSRITAERVNLALKSLDQEVGMGPAGFTPRRSASRAAQLVLVAMLVLVAGFAGGWLSARGWLSASQPGAPGSVPPRQEAASEDTPAGSPFTVFVSSHRTEAEARDAERQLQQRGYDPFTAVRAGSAGERSYWVFAGRFRDLEGANRTRERLARQDGYSETQIMRVAEAVKKEQ from the coding sequence ATGTATGAGGCGTTCTACGGGCTCAGGGAAAAACCCTTCAGCCTGACCCCCGACCCCAAGTTCTTCTACCTCTCCCAATCGCACCGGGACGCCCTCGACCACCTCCTCTACGGCATCCAGCAGCGGGAGGGGTTCATCGTCATCACGGGGGACGTCGGGACGGGAAAGACCACGCTCTGCCGCGCCCTCCTCGGGAAGCTCGACGAACGGACCAAGACCGCTCTGATCTTCAACCCCATGCTGTCGCAGGAGGAGCTGCTCCGCTCGATCCTCCAGGATTTCGGCCTCCGGGGCGCCGGTGCGACGAAGAAGGAGCTGATCGATGAGCTCAACGAGTTCTTGATCCGGCTCCTCACCGAGGGCCGGAACGCCGTCCTCATCGTGGACGAGGCTCAGGATCTGTCCGAGCAGATCCTGGAGCAGATCCGGCTCCTCTCCAACCTGGAAACCGAGAAGGAGAAGCTCATCCAGATCATCCTGGTCGGACAGCTCGGCCTGCTCGATCTCCTGAGCGCGCCCGGGTTGAAGCAGCTCAACCAGCGGGTCTCGGTCCGCTTCAAGATCCGTCCCCTCTCCCCGCACGAGACGAACCAGTACATCTTCCACCGGCTCCTGGTGGCCGGGTCCACGGGAGAGGCGATCTTCTCCCCGGCGGCCCTCCAGGCCATCTACCGCTACTCGCAGGGGGTGCCTCGCCTGGTCAACCTGGCGTGTGACCGGGCGCTGCTCCAGGGGTTCGTGGATCAGGACTCCCGGATCACCGCCGAGCGGGTGAACCTGGCCCTGAAGAGCCTCGACCAGGAGGTAGGGATGGGACCCGCCGGGTTCACGCCGCGACGCTCCGCGTCGCGGGCCGCCCAGCTCGTCCTCGTGGCGATGCTCGTCCTCGTGGCCGGGTTCGCGGGCGGGTGGCTTAGCGCCAGGGGGTGGCTCAGCGCCAGCCAGCCCGGAGCCCCGGGATCTGTACCCCCCCGACAGGAAGCGGCGTCCGAGGACACGCCGGCCGGATCACCCTTTACCGTGTTTGTGAGCAGCCATCGGACTGAGGCCGAGGCCCGCGACGCCGAGCGACAGCTCCAGCAGCGGGGGTACGACCCGTTCACGGCCGTCAGAGCCGGCAGCGCGGGAGAGCGAAGCTACTGGGTGTTCGCCGGCCGCTTCCGGGACCTGGAGGGGGCCAACAGGACCCGCGAGCGGCTGGCCAGGCAAGACGGATATTCCGAGACGCAGATCATGCGGGTGGCGGAAGCCGTGAAGAAGGAGCAATGA